The following nucleotide sequence is from Deltaproteobacteria bacterium.
ACCCAGTTTTGTATACCCGCTTCTCGTATCGAAGCCAGAGGTTACGGGGAGTTCAGACCCATAGCCGAAAACGATACTCCGGAAGGGCGGTCCCAAAACCGCCGAGTGGAGATCCGATTGAAGAGTCTTCCGAAAGGACGTTATGGCGAAGGGTAAAGCAAGACCAGCCCCTCCAAAGGGCAACTGGCTCGCCACGTTCAACGATCTCATGACCCTTCTTCTGACCTTTTTCGTGCTCCTGCTGACCATGGGGTCGCTCGAAGGGGGAAAAACCAAGAAGATGTACACTGAGTTGAGAGGCGCCCTGGGGGTTTTGGGGGGCGGGTCCGGAGAGGAAACACAGGTATTCGAGCCGATCCTGCCGGTTTTAAAAATCGGAAAGCGGAAGAAAGTCGTAGAGAACCTGTATCGAGTGGAGGAAGACCAAGAGGCTTCTCCGGGTGAAGATGCGCTTCGGCAGAAAGAGACTCCGGCAAATGTGGTCGTGAAGCCTATCCAGACAACGGGGGAAATCGGTGATGGAGAGACATCGGACACCACGGATACGGAATACCGAAAGATTCCTCCCTTGCCGGAAGAAGTGATACGGCGAAAAAAATTGATGGCCGGAGCCGAGGATTTGAAACAAGAAACCCCCGGACTCAGCTTCGAAATCAGAGACGAGGATACAGTAGCGATTTCCGTGCCTCAGGTTTTTCTGTTCGAGATGGGAAGCGCGGAACTTAAAGGCGAGGCGAGCAAAATATTGGATCGAATAGCGGGTTTCCTGAACCGCAACCCGGAGTTGGGAATCGTTGTCGAGGGGCACACGGACAACATACCGATACGCACGGCGCGTTTTCCGAGCAATTGGGAACTGTCCGTGGCCAGGGCCGTCAATGTACTGAATATCTTGCGCGAGAGAAGCGACCTGGGTCCAGACAGGTTTGCGGCGGTAGGATATGGAGATTCCCGTCCTGTAAACACGGAGGATACTCCCGAAGCTCGGGCGGAAAACAGACGAGTAGCGATTTTACTAAGTTATGATCTGTGAGGGAATTGAATATGGCTGATGAGAAACCGACCAACGGCGGGGGGGCCGCAGCGGAGGCTCCAAAGAAAAAAGGCAAACTTGGCCTGATACTGATCATTGCCGTTGTTCTGATTCTGGCGGG
It contains:
- a CDS encoding OmpA family protein; protein product: MAKGKARPAPPKGNWLATFNDLMTLLLTFFVLLLTMGSLEGGKTKKMYTELRGALGVLGGGSGEETQVFEPILPVLKIGKRKKVVENLYRVEEDQEASPGEDALRQKETPANVVVKPIQTTGEIGDGETSDTTDTEYRKIPPLPEEVIRRKKLMAGAEDLKQETPGLSFEIRDEDTVAISVPQVFLFEMGSAELKGEASKILDRIAGFLNRNPELGIVVEGHTDNIPIRTARFPSNWELSVARAVNVLNILRERSDLGPDRFAAVGYGDSRPVNTEDTPEARAENRRVAILLSYDL